In the Mya arenaria isolate MELC-2E11 chromosome 11, ASM2691426v1 genome, one interval contains:
- the LOC128209010 gene encoding uncharacterized protein LOC128209010 yields the protein MQASTGFEKFITGGLINTGHVSGVLLLTRQGQTMYSFGDLQHLPQEEVKQFLSLFERYSSEGLANKDFHISPPKRRGWIFKTYQRTFSSVYATCSRDSGGLTVCNLPYGILICVYGPTTLPGEAIKAIENFCDVMRR from the exons GTGGACTTATCAATACTGGCCATGTTAGTGGGGTGTTGTTACTGACCAGACAGGGACAGACCATGTACAGTTTTGGAGATCTACAACATCTTCCACAG GAAGAAGTGAAGCAGTTCCTTAGCTTGTTTGAAAGATATTCATCCGAGGGTCTAGCAAACAAAGACTTCCACATTTCTCCACCCAAGAGAAGGGGATGGATCTTTAAAACATATCAGAGAACATTTTCAag TGTATATGCAACGTGTAGCCGGGATTCAGGAGGACTTACTGTGTGTAATCTCCCGTATGGTATTCTCATATGTGTGTATGGACCTACGACTTTGCCCGGAGAAGCAATAAAAGCCATCGAGAATTTCTGTGATGTCATGAGAAGATAG
- the LOC128209299 gene encoding dehydrogenase/reductase SDR family member 1-like — translation MMSRLAGKVCIVTGATRGIGKGIALQLAEKGAKVYITGRTLDPVKGSKFGGSLKDTAREIEARGGTCIPIQCDHSEDAEIERLFDIVKRENDNRLDVLVNNAYSAANTIFNSMGVKFWDLPPSMWDEVNNVGLRNHYVCSVYAAKIMVQQKSGLIVNISSGGGLKYVFNCAYGIGKEACDRMAADCGFELRKFNVAFISLWPGFVGTETVLTNLSEALEKEPDDKRASTALENFSEGETPEFVGQCVSGLAVDPDIMKMSGKIVFTCDLARKYGLHDIEGHVPSDFTQFKFLLNMSGYKRLAAFVPGFLRFPKWILCIVGNKFY, via the coding sequence ATGATGTCCAGATTGGCTGGCAAAGTTTGTATCGTCACTGGTGCGACCAGGGGCATTGGAAAGGGGATCGCGCTCCAGCTTGCTGAGAAAGGGGCCAAGGTCTACATAACAGGAAGAACATTAGATCCCGTTAAGGGCTCAAAATTTGGCGGGTCCTTGAAGGACACAGCAAGAGAGATTGAGGCTCGTGGAGGAACGTGTATCCCCATACAGTGCGACCATTCTGAAGACGCCGAGATAGAACGTTTGTTTGACATTGTTAAGAGAGAAAACGACAACAGACTGGACGTGTTGGTGAATAATGCATATTCTGCTGCCAATACTATCTTTAATAGCATGGGTGTGAAATTCTGGGACCTTCCCCCATCGATGTGGGATGAAGTGAACAACGTTGGTCTACGAAACCATTATGTATGTTCTGTCTACGCAGCGAAAATTATGGTTCAGCAAAAGAGTGGACTAATTGTGAATATATCTTCAGGAGGTGGCCTGAAATACGTCTTCAACTGTGCATATGGCATTGGAAAGGAAGCTTGTGATCGTATGGCAGCGGACTGCGGATTCGAGTTGAGAAAATTCAACGTTGCCTTCATAAGTCTTTGGCCAGGTTTTGTTGGCACAGAGACGGTCCTAACAAACCTTAGTGAAGCCCTTGAGAAGGAACCAGATGATAAGAGAGCGTCAACGGCTTTGGAAAACTTCAGCGAGGGCGAAACTCCAGAGTTCGTTGGTCAGTGTGTGTCTGGTCTTGCTGTTGACCcagatattatgaaaatgagCGGCAAGATTGTGTTTACTTGCGACCTTGCGAGAAAGTACGGTCTTCATGACATAGAAGGCCATGTGCCTTCTGACTTTACACAGTTCAAGTTCCTGTTGAATATGTCGGGTTACAAAAGACTGGCGGCTTTCGTTCCCGGGTTTCTGCGCTTTCCCAAGTGGATTCTGTGCATTGTAGGAAAcaaattttactaa
- the LOC128208492 gene encoding monocarboxylate transporter 12-like: MVKMDKTIDKPCDEDIPLQSKESNGEFTTNGGKGPEDERSGEDVEETNCVLEMDEDKVQDGGWGWMIVFGAFMVHVIMGGFDRSSGVFYLQFKEKFNRSATETAWALSLFSTLRHAMAPVASAILNKFSCRFVVILGSVICTLGVLISAFMPDLPYLYLTYGVLGGVGRAFVYAPSLIMVGYYFNKRRGVAVGLATSGIGVGCFVFPPVVEIMFNHYGFQGTFLILAGVMSNFFVCGALFRSLEMQKQIIKTDSKLFHALKPYYKEKKPLLELSLFKNFGFTCLCIQLFLYILAFNLTFVFLPALAKDKGIPQLDGAMLVSILGIFDAIARVVMSTVLDLKRVKPYRLIIYNAVMFGNAAVAILIPSMTQFWHFAMMSGLFGFLSGTYISQKSVVVVDVLGVKSLSSSFGLLLLFQGLSAFIGPTVGGLIKDMLGSYDMAFYFGSIGIILGGLTMAVGNVWIYRQKRRK; the protein is encoded by the exons ATGGTGAAAATGGACAAAACAATAGACAAACCGTGTGATGAAGACATACCACTGCAAAGTAAAGAATCCAATGGCGAATTTACCACCAATGGAGGGAAAGGTCCTGAAGATGAAAGATCAGGTGAAGATGTGGAGGAGACTAATTGTGTTTTAGAGATGGACGAAGATAAGGTGCAGGATGGAGGATGGGGGTGGATGATTGTCTTCGGAGCGTTCATGGTTCATGTGATCATGG GAGGATTCGATCGGTCCAGTGGCGTGTTTTACCTGCAGTTTAAAGAGAAGTTCAACCGCTCGGCCACCGAAACTGCCTGGGCACTCTCACTGTTCTCAACACTAAGGCATGCCATGG CTCCTGTAGCCAGTGCCATATTGAATAAGTTTTCCTGCCGGTTTGTGGTGATCCTGGGCTCGGTGATCTGTACCCTGGGTGTGCTGATATCGGCCTTCATGCCCGACCTGCCTTATCTATACCTGACGTACGGGGTACTAGGGGGAGTGGGCAGGGCCTTCGTGTATGCCCCCAGTCTCATCATGGTTGGCTACTACTTCAACAAACGAAGAG GTGTAGCGGTTGGTTTGGCCACCTCCGGAATAGGGGTCGGCTGTTTCGTGTTTCCTCCAGTGGTAGAGATCATGTTCAACCATTACGGCTTTCAAGGAACGTTCCTCATACTGGCCGGAGTCATGAGTAACTTTTTTGTTTGCGGCGCTTTGTTTAGGTCTCTGGAGATGCAGAAGCAAATTATCAAAACAGACAG CAAATTATTTCACGCTCTTAAACCATACT ACAAAGAAAAGAAACCTCTCTTGGAGCTCtcacttttcaaaaactttggtttcacatgtttgtgtatacagttgtttttatacattttagcTTTCAATTTGACGTTTGTATTCTTGCCAGCGTTAGCAAAAGACAAAGGTATACCTCAACTTGATGGTGCAATGTTGGTGTCAATCTTGGGCATTTTTGACGCCATTGCTAGAGTAGTAATGTCAACAGTGCTTGATCTAAAGAGAGTTAAACCTTACCGGCTTATAATCTACAATGCTGTCATGTTTGGAAACGCCGCAGTCGCCATTCTGATTCCATCAATGACCCAATTCTGGCACTTTGCGATGATGAGTGGATTGTTCGGCTTTTTGTCAGGAACTTACATCTCACAGAAGTCGGTCGTGGTGGTGGACGTTCTTGGGGTCAAATCTTTATCAAGTTCCTTTGGACTACTGCTCCTCTTTCAGGGCTTAAGTGCTTTTATTGGACCAACTGTTGGAG GTTTGATCAAGGATATGCTCGGAAGCTACGACATGGCGTTCTATTTTGGATCGATCGGTATCATTCTCGGAGGTCTAACGATGGCTGTGGGAAATGTGTGGATATATCGCCAGAAACGCAG AAAGTGA
- the LOC128207150 gene encoding dehydrogenase/reductase SDR family member 1-like codes for MALLSDKVCIVTGATRGIGKGIALQLAEKGAKVYITGRTLDSPKDSSIGGSLRDTAREIEARGGTCIPVQCDHSNDKDIEQLFETVKRENDGRLDILVNNAYSAVNAIFSSMGKPFYEQPTSMWDTVNNVGLRNHYICSVLASRLMVPRKQGLIVNISSAGGLRYLFNAAYGIGKEACDRMAADCGFELRKQNVAFVSLWPGAVGTEYVLKKYGDNEAEKIDSNKVPAGIQDRKKWLDIFQKGETPEFAGQCIAALAIDPDLMAMTGKILMTFDLKQRYGLQDTPGHSPTDIRSMKRGLLQGGHTLISALTPGFVRVPKWLLSLGGSKF; via the coding sequence ATGGCTTTACTTAGCGACAAGGTATGCATTGTTACTGGTGCTACTCGTGGAATCGGTAAAGGGATCGCCCTTCAACTTGCGGAAAAGGGGGCAAAGGTCTACATTACCGGAAGGACGCTGGATTCCCCGAAAGACTCGAGCATCGGCGGCTCGTTACGTGACACTGCACGTGAAATTGAGGCTCGTGGCGGCACGTGCATTCCAGTTCAGTGTGATCACTCTAATGACAAGGATATCGAGCAGTTGTTTGAGACTGTTAAACGTGAAAACGATGGACGGTTGGACATTCTCGTGAATAACGCGTATTCTGCTGTTAACGCTATATTTTCATCCATGGGTAAACCTTTTTACGAACAGCCAACGTCAATGTGGGATACTGTTAACAACGTAGGCCTACGGAATCATTATATTTGTTCCGTGCTCGCTTCCCGGCTAATGGTTCCAAGAAAACAAGGACTGATAGTAAATATCTCTTCCGCTGGCGGCCTACGATACCTTTTCAATGCCGCTTATGGAATAGGCAAGGAGGCGTGCGATCGCATGGCGGCTGACTGCGGCTTTGAACTGCGTAAACAAAACGTCGCGTTTGTTAGTTTATGGCCTGGTGCCGTCGGCACGGAGTACGTTCTTAAAAAATATGGAGACAACGAGGCTGAAAAAATAGACTCTAACAAGGTTCCTGCAGGGATCCAAGATAGAAAGAAATGGTTAGACATATTCCAAAAGGGCGAGACTCCGGAGTTTGCTGGACAATGTATTGCAGCCCTCGCCATTGACCCTGACTTAATGGCGATGACAGGAAAAATACTGATGACGTTTGACCTTAAACAGAGATACGGGCTTCAGGACACCCCCGGCCATTCTCCGACGGACATTCGCTCGATGAAACGGGGGCTACTACAGGGCGGACACACCTTGATTTCGGCGCTGACTCCAGGATTTGTGCGCGTCCCAAAATGGCTGCTCTCTCTTGGTGGGAGTAAATTCTGA
- the LOC128209854 gene encoding dehydrogenase/reductase SDR family member 1-like produces MAPLNGKVCIVTGATRGIGKGIALQLAEKGAKVYITGRTLDPPKDSSIGGSLRDTAREIEARGGTCIPVQCDHSNDKDIEQLFETVKRENDGRLDILVNNAYSAVNAIFSSMGKPFYEQPTSMWDTVNNVGLRNHYICSVLASRLMVPRKQGLIVNISSAGGLRYLFNAAYGIGKEACDRMAADCGFELRKQNVAFVSLWPGAVGTETVLDKFGGGAADTIDPENVPQRYQDKKKMLELFQKGETPEFAGQCIAALASDPDVMPMSGKILTTFDLGQKYGLQDAPGHAPMDMRSIKLGLLQGGYTWIAALTPGFVRVPKWLLSLGGNKF; encoded by the coding sequence ATGGCTCCATTAAATGGAAAAGTTTGCATTGTAACTGGTGCCACGCGAGGAATCGGTAAAGGGATCGCCCTTCAACTTGCGGAAAAGGGGGCAAAGGTCTACATAACCGGAAGGACGCTGGATCCCCCCAAAGATTCGAGTATCGGCGGCTCGTTACGTGACACTGCACGTGAGATTGAGGCTCGTGGCGGCACGTGTATTCCGGTACAGTGTGATCACTCCAACGACAAGGATATCGAGCAGTTGTTTGAGACTGTTAAACGTGAAAACGATGGACGGTTGGACATTCTCGTGAATAACGCGTATTCTGCTGTTAACGCTATATTTTCATCCATGGGGAAACCTTTTTACGAACAGCCAACGTCAATGTGGGATACTGTTAACAACGTCGGCCTGCGGAATCATTATATTTGTTCTGTGCTCGCTTCCCGGCTAATGGTTCCAAGAAAGCAAGGACTGATAGTGAATATCTCTTCCGCTGGCGGTCTACGCTACCTTTTCAACGCCGCTTATGGAATAGGCAAGGAGGCGTGCGATCGTATGGCCGCGGATTGTGGCTTTGAATTACGTAAACAAAACGTCGCGTTTGTTAGTCTATGGCCGGGTGCTGTCGGCACGGAGACCGTTCTTGATAAGTTCGGAGGCGGCGCGGCCGACACCATAGACCCGGAAAACGTTCCACAAAGGTATcaagataaaaagaaaatgttggaACTTTTCCAAAAGGGCGAGACTCCGGAGTTTGCTGGACAGTGTATTGCGGCCCTCGCCAGCGACCCCGACGTTATGCCAATGAGCGGAAAAATATTGACGACGTTTGACCTTGGACAGAAGTACGGGCTGCAGGACGCCCCTGGTCATGCCCCGATGGACATGCGTTCAATAAAACTTGGACTACTCCAAGGTGGATACACATGGATTGCGGCGCTGACTCCAGGATTTGTGCGTGTCCCTAAATGGCTGCTCTCTCTTGGTGGGAATAAATTCTGA